In the genome of Verrucomicrobiota bacterium, the window TGGAGAAGGTGGTGCCCTTGTTGCCGGGCCAACTGCCATCGGGGGCCTGGGTCGCGCTCAGGTAGCGGATATTGATCTCGTTCCACTCTTCCCATTTCTGAAAGTCCGCGTGGAAGAGGGCCTGCGACATGTAGTATTCGAAGTAGTAGGGGTAAGCTCGGTCGCGATAATTGAGATTTTGCGTAAGGTAGTCGAGACCTTTTTGAAAGTCCGGGAAGTCCGTTTTCTTGGCGAGCGCGAAGGCCAGGGTGCCGATGGCGGTGCGGTTCTGGTTCGGCCCCCCAGCGCTGGTGTAGCCGTAGCCGCCGTTGGAAGTCCGCATGTCATCGTAGTAGCCGAGCGCCTTGATGAAAGAGTCATCCGGCACATTGATGCCGGCATTGCGGGCCGCGAAGAGAGCGACGACTTGCGCCCCGGAGACGGTGGTGTCGGCGTCTCGGCTGTCGGGATTGTAGCGCCAAGCGTTCCGCGGATTGCGCTCCTGCGAGCTGAGGATGAGATCGACCGCTAGCTGCAAGGCCGGTCCCAAACGGGCGTCCTCGACCGCGCCGTAGCACTCGGCCAGGGCGAGCGTGGCGAAGCCGTGATTGTACATGCTGTTCCCGATGTAGCCGTTGGCCTCGTTTTGCTGCGAGAGAACGTGGTCTAGGCCCCGCTGGATGGCATCGGCGTAAGGGCCATGATTGG includes:
- a CDS encoding prenyltransferase/squalene oxidase repeat-containing protein, which translates into the protein MRAPFFIALLLGGGLLGASAQDLFQRKTDPISNELAEMYLDGLQFLVDTQSLDGSWPDNYGSEPGVVGLAVAAMLAHGNDPNHGPYADAIQRGLDHVLSQQNEANGYIGNSMYNHGFATLALAECYGAVEDARLGPALQLAVDLILSSQERNPRNAWRYNPDSRDADTTVSGAQVVALFAARNAGINVPDDSFIKALGYYDDMRTSNGGYGYTSAGGPNQNRTAIGTLAFALAKKTDFPDFQKGLDYLTQNLNYRDRAYPYYFEYYMSQALFHADFQKWEEWNEINIRYLSATQAPDGSWPGNKGTTFSTAGALLSLALNYRFLPIYER